Proteins from one Ornithobacterium rhinotracheale genomic window:
- a CDS encoding YeiH family protein: MTQKVLFIVLAILSLSFLSSPLALLAGFIFALFFANPFEKFTQLGIKYILKIAIVGLGFSIHTTELEQAGLEGLGFTAISITLILIMGFYLGKRLKIDKKLSFLISSGTAICGGSAIAAVSSVIKPKSHEISIALGVVFMLNALALFIFPPIGHFLHMTQDQFGMWCAIAIHDTSSVVGAAMSYGNEALKVATTVKLARSLWIIPVSVLAGYIFKSDTGKGKVQIPWFIVFFVLAIFLNSYLEIPENLIHAITFSSKKLLIFCLFLIGSTLTIQRLKQAGHKPLILAVSIWIFISIFALAMIEYLN, encoded by the coding sequence ATGACGCAGAAAGTTTTATTCATCGTTTTAGCCATATTAAGCCTTAGTTTTTTAAGCAGTCCGCTCGCACTTTTGGCAGGATTTATTTTTGCTTTGTTTTTTGCCAATCCGTTTGAGAAGTTTACGCAATTAGGCATCAAATACATTTTAAAAATCGCCATTGTGGGACTTGGTTTTTCGATTCACACTACCGAGCTCGAACAAGCGGGGCTAGAGGGATTGGGCTTTACCGCCATCAGCATTACTTTGATTTTAATCATGGGTTTTTATTTGGGCAAAAGATTAAAAATCGATAAAAAATTAAGTTTTTTGATTTCGTCGGGAACGGCGATTTGTGGCGGGAGTGCTATTGCTGCGGTTTCTTCTGTCATTAAACCCAAATCTCATGAAATTTCCATAGCTCTAGGGGTTGTTTTTATGCTCAATGCACTGGCCTTGTTTATTTTTCCGCCGATTGGGCACTTTCTGCACATGACGCAAGACCAGTTCGGCATGTGGTGTGCCATTGCCATTCACGATACGAGTTCGGTGGTGGGGGCCGCGATGAGCTACGGAAACGAAGCGCTGAAAGTAGCCACCACGGTGAAATTGGCACGAAGCCTTTGGATTATCCCAGTTTCGGTGTTGGCGGGCTATATTTTTAAATCAGACACGGGCAAAGGCAAGGTGCAAATCCCTTGGTTTATTGTGTTTTTTGTGCTGGCAATTTTCCTGAATTCCTATCTTGAAATTCCAGAAAATTTAATCCATGCGATTACTTTTTCTTCTAAAAAATTATTGATTTTCTGCCTTTTTTTAATTGGCTCTACACTGACTATTCAACGATTGAAACAAGCAGGACACAAACCGCTAATTCTAGCGGTGAGCATCTGGATTTTTATCTCGATTTTTGCTTTAGCTATGATTGAATATCTTAATTAA
- a CDS encoding LysR family transcriptional regulator yields the protein MIHHKYIIFKEVALKKSFSAAAHALHLSQSAVSKNIKNLESTLGTPLFLREGNKIKLTPKAEKLLKYVFEIEEIELKINDEFSNQKTKITELKFGASTTLANYIIPFVFQDLIKFKNIQKINFCSGNSSQIEAQVLAHKMDFALVENIGKNTQLQYIPFVEDEIVLVCRKTLKIKEEIGLEQLQKLPFISREYGSGTQKVIETALTKKGIKNLNTVAIYDSTEGIKTILKNSDYFAFLSIHAVREEVLNQELKIIEIQDFSINRMFHFILRQGFNSQYLNTLMQKINQAYYKNA from the coding sequence TTGATTCACCACAAATATATAATTTTTAAGGAAGTAGCACTAAAAAAAAGTTTTAGTGCCGCTGCCCACGCTCTTCATTTATCCCAATCTGCGGTTTCCAAAAACATCAAAAATCTGGAATCCACACTCGGCACGCCTCTCTTTTTACGTGAGGGCAATAAAATCAAACTTACTCCCAAGGCGGAAAAACTATTAAAATATGTTTTTGAAATTGAAGAAATTGAGCTAAAGATAAACGATGAATTTTCAAACCAAAAAACTAAAATTACAGAATTAAAATTCGGGGCGAGTACCACGCTTGCCAATTACATCATTCCCTTTGTGTTTCAAGACTTAATAAAGTTTAAAAACATACAAAAAATCAATTTTTGCTCTGGAAACAGTAGCCAAATCGAAGCACAAGTACTAGCCCACAAAATGGATTTTGCTTTGGTAGAAAACATAGGCAAAAACACGCAGTTGCAATACATTCCGTTTGTGGAAGATGAAATCGTTTTGGTATGCAGAAAAACGCTGAAAATCAAGGAAGAAATCGGACTTGAACAATTGCAGAAACTTCCTTTTATTTCTCGAGAATATGGCTCGGGCACACAAAAAGTAATCGAAACTGCATTGACTAAAAAAGGCATCAAAAACCTAAATACTGTTGCCATTTACGACTCTACCGAGGGAATCAAAACTATTCTAAAAAACAGCGATTATTTCGCATTTCTCTCCATTCATGCAGTGCGAGAAGAAGTTTTAAATCAGGAATTAAAAATCATTGAAATTCAAGATTTTTCGATCAACCGAATGTTTCATTTCATTCTACGACAAGGATTTAACTCCCAATACCTAAATACTTTAATGCAAAAAATCAATCAAGCGTATTATAAAAATGCATAG
- the nth gene encoding endonuclease III, with amino-acid sequence MTKQEKVDFVVSTLEELYPNPPIALDHSDPYTLLVAVALSAQTTDKKVNEVTPNLFAVADTPSKMAKLSPEHIKELITGIGLTNTKSKNLQLMAQQLLERHQGVVPDNFEDLEALAGVGHKTASVVMSQAFGVPAFPVDTHIHRLMYRWGLSNGKSVEQTEKDAKRLFPKELWNKLHLQIIYYGREYSPARGLRLEKDVITRTIGR; translated from the coding sequence ATGACAAAACAAGAAAAAGTTGACTTCGTTGTCAGCACTTTAGAAGAATTATATCCCAATCCACCGATTGCACTAGACCATAGCGACCCATACACGCTTTTGGTGGCGGTGGCGCTTTCAGCACAAACGACCGATAAAAAGGTAAATGAAGTAACGCCGAATCTTTTTGCGGTGGCAGATACGCCAAGCAAAATGGCTAAACTTTCGCCCGAACACATCAAGGAATTGATTACGGGCATTGGGCTTACAAATACTAAATCTAAGAATTTACAGCTTATGGCACAGCAGTTGTTGGAGCGTCATCAAGGTGTGGTGCCTGATAATTTTGAGGATTTGGAGGCTTTAGCAGGGGTAGGGCATAAGACTGCCTCGGTGGTGATGTCTCAGGCTTTTGGAGTGCCAGCATTTCCTGTGGACACGCATATCCACCGATTGATGTACCGTTGGGGCTTGAGCAATGGCAAAAGCGTGGAGCAAACGGAAAAAGATGCTAAAAGGCTTTTTCCTAAAGAATTATGGAACAAGTTGCATTTGCAAATTATTTATTATGGTCGGGAGTATTCGCCTGCGCGTGGTTTGAGATTGGAGAAAGATGTGATTACTCGCACGATTGGTAGGTAA
- a CDS encoding M60 family metallopeptidase → MKRILQFIFLILIGIIGIISCKDNEEAPSLELLTENLSFSAEGGTKTVEVKTNVGSWHFTLPTSSWATFKKGTNTIEVTVPENTENNERSVVLKVKAGNLIRNLTVQQLGTGVSMLISSAAFSLPEEGGKVEFEVTSNVPYDIVIPEEANWLRKESETEVEAGKKKFVYAVDWNTTDKGREVQLQVTGKEKGQGTVKPISVTQRGQAGYQSLGENTLKEDVKLTVASGTASSAQPGSGIENSFDGDYNTLYHSNWSNRGANYFPIDLEYNLAQPVEQLDYMIYYPRQRGPNGIFKKIEIYVKSQGGQYTKVITQELKQSNTPIKFIFPTPVKNPESVKVKVLSGYGDRNGFASCAEMEFYAYAKEGFDATKIFTDNLFTNVRPEITEEDIAKIPNNFYRNMAYYMKKGTYPREFRIQDYKAWGDANIMSSRDRSSTYSQLDGVTGIYVDEGEKLVVFVGDTHGQQIGLRFVNLDKPGGDGYNDSKNVSLSQGKNIITAPMKGLIYVMYNTQNYKDLQPIKIHFASGKVNGYFDRTKHNESDWDRILAAAKYKYFDVVGEKAHLIFETNQYRQFCGSASGGVSVITQFDKLVDDEQEMMGMKKYNRVPHNRALFHVMYHSYMYSTSNRTAYNSGTVGSFLKPDGLKTTPWGPAHELGHTHQVRPLVKWIGMTECTVNIPSLYIQTGWGNKSRIQSEEIGEGFNNRYEKAYHEYFVKKKGHFEDGDVFCKLVPFWQIKLYLENVKGQTDFYKDVYERGRTDEIPAGGNGPISLHFTNIVSEVSKMDFSDFYESWGYYNPFEGEVGDYGNAQVSVTKQMVDNTKAKNKAFTTKPPRAIRYISDANWQLYKHNAPIVKGRATHQGKRVTLVGWKNAVAYEVRKGNELVFASNFDAFTMKENFAPSTMKVFAIAPDDQEVQVTF, encoded by the coding sequence ATGAAAAGAATATTACAATTCATCTTTTTGATACTGATAGGGATTATCGGTATTATTTCGTGTAAAGACAATGAAGAAGCCCCTAGCTTAGAGCTCCTTACAGAGAATCTAAGCTTTTCAGCTGAAGGTGGAACAAAAACAGTAGAGGTGAAAACCAATGTGGGTAGTTGGCATTTTACATTACCAACTAGCTCTTGGGCGACATTTAAGAAGGGAACTAACACGATTGAAGTTACTGTTCCTGAGAATACGGAGAATAACGAGCGCTCGGTTGTCCTTAAAGTAAAAGCGGGCAATCTAATTCGTAATTTAACCGTTCAGCAATTAGGTACAGGTGTTTCAATGCTCATTTCGAGTGCCGCTTTTTCTTTACCTGAAGAGGGTGGGAAAGTTGAGTTCGAAGTAACTTCTAATGTGCCTTATGATATCGTGATTCCAGAAGAAGCCAATTGGTTACGAAAAGAATCTGAAACCGAAGTAGAGGCAGGCAAAAAGAAATTTGTATATGCCGTTGATTGGAATACTACTGATAAAGGTAGAGAGGTGCAACTCCAAGTTACTGGAAAGGAAAAAGGACAAGGTACTGTGAAGCCCATTAGTGTAACTCAAAGAGGACAAGCAGGCTATCAATCCTTAGGCGAAAATACACTGAAAGAAGATGTGAAACTTACGGTAGCATCTGGTACAGCAAGCTCAGCTCAGCCAGGTTCAGGTATTGAGAATAGTTTTGATGGAGACTACAACACCCTCTATCACTCGAATTGGAGTAATAGAGGAGCTAATTATTTCCCAATCGATTTGGAATATAATCTTGCTCAGCCAGTGGAACAGCTGGATTATATGATTTATTACCCAAGACAACGTGGTCCAAATGGAATTTTTAAGAAAATAGAAATCTATGTAAAATCACAAGGTGGACAATATACAAAAGTGATTACCCAAGAGCTGAAGCAGAGCAACACTCCAATCAAGTTTATTTTCCCAACTCCGGTGAAAAATCCAGAATCTGTGAAAGTTAAAGTGTTATCTGGTTATGGAGATCGCAATGGATTTGCCTCATGTGCTGAGATGGAATTTTACGCTTATGCTAAGGAAGGATTTGACGCTACTAAAATCTTTACAGATAATCTATTTACCAATGTGCGCCCAGAAATAACAGAGGAGGACATCGCTAAAATTCCAAATAACTTCTACCGAAATATGGCCTATTATATGAAAAAAGGTACCTACCCAAGAGAGTTTCGAATTCAAGACTACAAGGCTTGGGGAGATGCCAATATCATGTCTAGCAGAGATAGAAGTAGTACTTATAGCCAATTAGATGGCGTAACAGGAATTTATGTAGATGAAGGAGAAAAATTAGTCGTATTTGTAGGAGATACTCATGGTCAGCAAATAGGTTTAAGATTTGTGAACCTTGATAAACCTGGAGGAGATGGCTATAACGACAGCAAAAATGTGTCACTCTCTCAAGGTAAAAACATTATCACAGCTCCTATGAAAGGTCTTATATACGTGATGTATAATACTCAAAATTACAAAGACCTACAACCTATCAAAATCCACTTTGCTTCAGGGAAAGTAAATGGATATTTTGATAGAACAAAGCATAATGAAAGCGATTGGGATAGAATCCTTGCCGCAGCAAAATATAAATACTTTGATGTAGTGGGCGAAAAAGCACACTTGATATTTGAAACAAATCAGTATAGACAATTCTGTGGATCAGCAAGTGGAGGTGTTAGCGTAATCACTCAATTTGATAAATTAGTAGATGATGAGCAAGAAATGATGGGTATGAAAAAATACAATAGAGTTCCTCATAACAGAGCACTATTCCATGTAATGTACCATTCTTATATGTATTCTACCTCTAATAGAACTGCCTACAACTCAGGAACAGTAGGCTCATTCCTAAAACCAGATGGATTGAAAACTACCCCTTGGGGGCCTGCGCACGAGCTAGGACACACCCACCAAGTGAGACCCCTTGTAAAATGGATTGGAATGACAGAGTGTACAGTAAATATTCCATCATTGTATATTCAAACTGGATGGGGCAATAAATCTCGTATACAATCAGAAGAAATAGGTGAAGGCTTTAATAATAGATACGAAAAAGCTTATCACGAATACTTTGTTAAAAAGAAAGGTCACTTTGAAGATGGAGATGTATTCTGTAAGCTAGTACCATTCTGGCAAATTAAATTGTACCTTGAAAATGTTAAAGGACAAACAGACTTCTACAAAGATGTATACGAAAGAGGTAGAACTGATGAAATTCCAGCTGGAGGAAATGGACCGATATCGCTGCATTTCACGAATATCGTAAGCGAAGTTTCAAAAATGGACTTCAGCGATTTCTATGAAAGTTGGGGTTACTACAATCCATTCGAAGGTGAAGTTGGCGATTATGGTAATGCACAAGTAAGTGTAACAAAACAAATGGTTGATAATACCAAAGCAAAAAACAAAGCATTTACTACCAAGCCACCACGAGCAATCAGATACATCTCAGATGCCAACTGGCAATTGTATAAGCACAACGCTCCGATTGTAAAAGGAAGAGCTACACACCAAGGTAAAAGAGTTACCCTAGTGGGCTGGAAAAACGCAGTAGCCTATGAAGTTAGAAAAGGAAACGAATTAGTTTTCGCTTCAAACTTTGATGCTTTCACAATGAAAGAAAACTTTGCCCCAAGCACAATGAAAGTTTTTGCCATTGCGCCAGATGACCAAGAAGTTCAAGTTACATTCTAA
- a CDS encoding aminoacyl-histidine dipeptidase, with translation MNQEIRNLEPKALWNFFADLNAVPRPSKKEEKVRQFMKDFGQKLGLETKEDAIGNVVIKKPATPGMEDRKTLILQSHLDMVHQKNNDTVFDFNTQGIEMEIKDGWVTAKGTTLGADNGLGVAAIMAILDSKDIAHPAIEALFTIDEETGMTGAKKLDGSNFEGKILLNLDTEEDNEIGIGCAGGVDVSGEGTYDLTPTVSEEMSLKITVKGLNGGHSGMEIHKGLGNANKILAKLIAAISDDYKIHAIDGGGLRNAIPREATATLVMLDVSKAEREVEDKAWKIKEKLSHIDPNLTVLIEADDKEPRDSMTVEDSKKFIKMLNELHNGVFKMSEDVEGLVEASNNVARVIINNGKASVYCLTRSSVEESKEAVVRQLTAALSKAGLKVLLDGDYPGWAPNPKSEILAELVEQYKKLFNEEPNVAACHAGLECGIIAEHIPGLDMVSFGPTILGAHSPEEKANIESVQKFWTFLLAILKDAPKK, from the coding sequence ATGAATCAAGAAATAAGAAATCTGGAGCCCAAAGCACTTTGGAACTTTTTTGCAGACCTAAACGCGGTGCCTCGTCCTTCTAAAAAAGAAGAAAAAGTGCGCCAATTTATGAAAGACTTCGGTCAGAAATTAGGCTTAGAAACCAAAGAAGACGCCATTGGGAATGTGGTGATTAAAAAACCTGCCACCCCAGGAATGGAAGACCGCAAAACTTTGATTTTGCAATCGCACTTAGACATGGTGCACCAGAAAAACAACGATACTGTTTTTGATTTTAACACGCAAGGCATCGAAATGGAAATCAAAGACGGCTGGGTGACAGCCAAAGGAACTACGCTTGGGGCAGATAACGGATTGGGCGTTGCAGCAATTATGGCGATTTTAGACTCAAAAGACATTGCACACCCTGCAATCGAAGCCCTTTTTACAATCGATGAAGAAACTGGAATGACGGGGGCAAAAAAATTAGACGGAAGCAATTTTGAAGGCAAAATTTTGCTAAACCTCGACACCGAGGAAGACAACGAAATCGGAATCGGATGTGCTGGTGGCGTAGATGTTTCGGGCGAAGGTACTTATGATCTAACCCCTACTGTTTCAGAAGAAATGTCCCTTAAAATCACTGTAAAAGGATTAAACGGTGGACACAGCGGAATGGAGATTCACAAAGGGCTAGGTAACGCCAATAAGATTTTAGCTAAATTAATCGCCGCAATCTCTGATGATTACAAAATCCATGCTATCGATGGTGGCGGTTTGAGAAACGCTATCCCGAGAGAGGCTACGGCTACTCTAGTAATGCTTGATGTTTCCAAAGCAGAAAGAGAAGTAGAAGATAAGGCATGGAAAATTAAAGAAAAACTTAGCCACATCGACCCAAATTTAACTGTGCTTATTGAAGCCGACGACAAAGAGCCTAGAGATTCTATGACAGTAGAGGATTCCAAAAAATTCATTAAAATGCTTAATGAATTGCACAATGGCGTATTCAAAATGAGCGAAGATGTTGAAGGATTGGTAGAAGCCTCAAACAATGTGGCACGCGTAATCATCAACAACGGAAAAGCCAGCGTTTACTGCCTTACTAGAAGTAGCGTAGAAGAAAGCAAAGAAGCCGTTGTGAGACAACTAACAGCTGCTCTTTCAAAAGCAGGATTAAAAGTTTTACTTGATGGAGACTATCCAGGATGGGCTCCTAACCCAAAATCAGAAATCTTAGCTGAACTGGTAGAACAGTACAAAAAACTATTTAACGAAGAGCCAAATGTAGCCGCTTGTCATGCTGGTCTCGAATGCGGAATCATCGCAGAGCACATTCCAGGGCTAGACATGGTAAGTTTTGGACCTACGATTTTAGGTGCACACTCACCAGAAGAAAAAGCAAATATCGAGAGTGTTCAAAAATTCTGGACATTCCTACTCGCAATATTGAAAGATGCGCCAAAGAAATAG
- a CDS encoding HU family DNA-binding protein, with protein sequence MPIKYKVIQKGQPGVAGGGEKKYYASANLVGEKTLAGLTKEIEKISTVSGADIRAVLYALVDVMQTSLEEGNAVRLGELGSMRVSISSEGKSKEEEVTAASIKGAKVIFTPGKDLKKMLNNLTYEKL encoded by the coding sequence ATGCCAATTAAGTACAAAGTAATTCAGAAAGGGCAACCAGGTGTTGCCGGTGGAGGGGAAAAGAAATATTATGCCTCAGCAAATTTGGTGGGCGAGAAAACGCTTGCAGGATTGACTAAAGAAATTGAGAAAATCAGCACTGTGAGCGGGGCAGACATACGAGCTGTGCTGTATGCGCTAGTAGATGTAATGCAAACCTCGCTGGAGGAAGGTAATGCGGTGCGCCTTGGCGAGCTAGGCAGTATGCGAGTAAGCATCAGTAGCGAGGGGAAATCTAAAGAGGAAGAAGTAACGGCGGCGAGTATCAAGGGTGCAAAAGTGATTTTTACGCCAGGTAAGGATTTGAAAAAAATGTTGAATAATCTAACCTACGAAAAGCTCTAA
- a CDS encoding lipocalin family protein produces the protein MKKIKFLSLVLVALSAVLFISCSKDDDGGNSDVQKNEIYGEWEMIHMSYVDEGDSSRDFEDDFKDSCRSVVWFGKKGDYAFTEKEVDEKTKECKKGSVEVGTYRIEGDNLFLKTGKEKDSGKIIQLSKKSLIIVIASTYPKDGKQFKTTMTTVYERKK, from the coding sequence ATGAAAAAGATTAAATTTTTGAGTTTAGTTTTAGTGGCATTAAGTGCTGTTTTATTTATCTCTTGTAGTAAAGATGATGATGGAGGAAATTCAGATGTGCAAAAAAATGAAATCTATGGAGAATGGGAGATGATTCATATGAGTTATGTAGATGAGGGGGATAGTTCTCGAGATTTTGAAGACGATTTTAAAGACTCTTGTAGGAGTGTAGTATGGTTTGGTAAAAAGGGAGATTATGCTTTTACCGAAAAAGAAGTTGATGAGAAGACTAAAGAATGTAAGAAAGGTAGTGTGGAAGTTGGGACATACAGAATAGAAGGGGACAATCTTTTCTTGAAAACAGGTAAAGAAAAAGATTCAGGGAAAATTATTCAATTATCTAAAAAAAGTTTAATTATTGTAATAGCTTCAACCTACCCTAAAGATGGTAAGCAGTTTAAAACAACTATGACTACAGTATATGAAAGGAAAAAATAA